One part of the Sphingopyxis sp. PAMC25046 genome encodes these proteins:
- a CDS encoding alpha/beta hydrolase-fold protein → MLVLAAAALASGHPAAAEISFSVTLPKSAAGEPVTGRLIVVAARRGVDGAPAKVEPRQMIGMNGPPAFGTDVEGLRPGSTVTIDAKSDGFPFGLDRLPAGDYSVQAVLIPYKKAKRADGHTIWVPMSDQRVIAPMFPGNPYSKPADVRLDPAAKAPVALTLTERIGPIAREPDTPWIKRVRIKSKILSDFWGMPMYIGAEVLLPKDFDKHLGARYPAIYTYGHFGGSFNFDTDPANDSEAARRAAADANVKTGYQFSQEWNGENFPRMVGVTLETPGPYFFESYALNSANNGPWGDAITQELMPYLEKTFRLIDQPYGRIVEGASTGGWEALALQLHYPDLFGGAWIFNPDPIDFTRYQLTDIYKEDNMFTLKINDWITQEKPFRRSREGHPLVDLRTLAALEGMLGSKGRSYYQLGIWQATHGPVGADGYPVMLYDYKTGVINKDVVKYMREKGFDLSGYARDNWATLGPKLRGKLHFFAGEMDDFYLNLAVYRFEDMVAEVAGKDYPIRFEYGRPKKGHNWHHTDWAGVVREVADHVRKNAPAGAPVDQWNY, encoded by the coding sequence ATGTTGGTCTTGGCCGCGGCGGCGCTCGCGAGCGGTCATCCGGCGGCAGCGGAAATCAGCTTTTCGGTGACATTGCCGAAATCCGCTGCCGGTGAACCGGTAACCGGACGACTTATCGTGGTTGCGGCACGCCGCGGAGTCGATGGAGCGCCTGCCAAGGTCGAGCCGCGCCAGATGATCGGCATGAACGGCCCACCGGCCTTCGGCACGGATGTAGAAGGTTTGCGTCCTGGTTCCACCGTGACCATCGATGCAAAATCGGACGGATTTCCGTTCGGTCTCGATCGGCTCCCCGCAGGCGATTACAGCGTGCAGGCCGTGCTCATTCCCTACAAGAAGGCGAAGCGGGCCGATGGGCACACGATCTGGGTGCCGATGAGCGACCAACGCGTCATCGCGCCGATGTTCCCGGGCAACCCCTACAGCAAACCCGCCGATGTCCGGCTTGACCCGGCTGCGAAGGCCCCTGTTGCACTAACGCTCACCGAAAGGATCGGGCCCATCGCGCGCGAGCCCGACACGCCGTGGATCAAACGCGTGCGCATCAAGAGCAAGATTCTGTCCGATTTCTGGGGCATGCCGATGTATATCGGCGCGGAAGTGCTGCTGCCGAAGGATTTCGACAAGCATCTAGGGGCGCGCTATCCCGCCATCTATACCTACGGTCATTTCGGCGGATCGTTCAATTTCGACACCGATCCAGCGAACGATAGCGAGGCCGCACGCCGCGCTGCCGCCGATGCTAACGTCAAGACCGGCTATCAGTTTTCGCAGGAATGGAACGGCGAAAATTTCCCGCGCATGGTTGGCGTCACGCTCGAAACACCCGGACCCTATTTCTTCGAATCCTACGCGCTCAATTCGGCGAACAACGGCCCGTGGGGTGATGCGATCACCCAGGAATTGATGCCCTATCTCGAAAAGACCTTTCGCCTGATCGACCAGCCCTACGGCCGGATCGTCGAAGGCGCATCGACGGGGGGCTGGGAGGCGCTCGCGCTGCAACTCCATTATCCCGACCTGTTCGGCGGTGCGTGGATCTTCAACCCCGACCCGATCGACTTCACCCGCTACCAGCTCACCGACATCTACAAGGAGGACAATATGTTCACCTTGAAGATCAACGACTGGATCACGCAGGAAAAGCCGTTCCGCCGCAGCCGCGAAGGGCATCCGCTCGTCGATCTGCGCACGCTCGCGGCGCTCGAGGGCATGCTCGGGTCGAAAGGGCGGAGCTATTACCAGCTCGGCATCTGGCAGGCGACGCACGGCCCGGTCGGCGCGGACGGCTATCCCGTCATGCTCTATGACTACAAGACCGGGGTCATCAACAAGGACGTGGTCAAATATATGCGCGAGAAGGGCTTCGACCTTTCGGGCTATGCGCGCGACAACTGGGCGACGCTCGGTCCGAAGCTGCGCGGCAAGCTGCATTTCTTTGCGGGCGAGATGGACGATTTCTACCTCAACCTCGCGGTCTACCGGTTCGAGGACATGGTCGCCGAGGTCGCGGGCAAGGACTATCCGATCCGCTTCGAATATGGACGGCCGAAAAAGGGACATAACTGGCACCACACCGACTGGGCGGGTGTCGTCCGCGAGGTCGCCGATCACGTCCGGAAGAATGCGCCCGCCGGCGCACCGGTGGATCAATGGAATTATTGA
- the hemN gene encoding oxygen-independent coproporphyrinogen III oxidase — translation MWSYHPDLLAKPVPRYTSYPTAMEFTGDVGADDYARALDAIEAATPISLYVHIPFCEQICWYCGCNTGAAGRKQRLADYLVALRAEIALVAKRLGGRGRVQRIAFGGGSPNAIAPVELVRLLDRILTVFDAHRPEVSIELDPRGFSAEWALVLAAARVTRVSLGVQTFAPHVQQAIGRIQPLSHIERVVAALRLRDIDAINFDLMYGLPGQSLTDLDATLDDTIRLEPSRIALFGYAHLPDMIPRQRRIDASGLPDLRLRFEQAEHGYQRLTDAGYIPVGFDHFARPGDPLAVAAAEGRVSRNFQGFTDDDAPVLLGFGASAISRFSDLIVQNEKRAGPYRDMVGEGRLAAVRGVSIDDSQRMRGKNIRDILCAGRTHVGPERGERIRDVLADYELRGVVEWEAGDLVIRDEGLPYARHVAAQFDSVRGTI, via the coding sequence ATGTGGTCCTATCACCCCGATCTGCTCGCCAAGCCGGTGCCGCGTTACACCAGCTATCCCACTGCGATGGAATTTACCGGCGACGTGGGCGCCGACGATTATGCGCGCGCGCTCGACGCGATCGAGGCGGCGACCCCGATCTCGCTCTACGTCCATATCCCCTTTTGCGAGCAGATTTGCTGGTATTGCGGCTGCAACACCGGGGCGGCCGGGCGCAAGCAAAGGCTGGCCGACTATCTCGTCGCGCTACGCGCCGAGATTGCCCTCGTCGCAAAACGGCTGGGCGGGCGCGGACGCGTGCAGCGTATCGCGTTCGGCGGCGGCAGCCCGAACGCGATCGCACCGGTCGAACTGGTCCGCCTGCTCGACCGCATCCTAACGGTGTTCGACGCGCACCGGCCCGAGGTGTCGATCGAGCTCGACCCGCGCGGCTTTTCGGCCGAATGGGCGCTGGTGCTCGCGGCCGCGCGCGTCACGCGCGTCAGCCTCGGCGTCCAGACCTTCGCCCCGCACGTCCAGCAGGCGATCGGCCGGATCCAGCCCCTGTCGCATATCGAACGCGTCGTCGCGGCGCTGCGCCTGCGCGATATCGACGCGATCAACTTCGACCTGATGTACGGATTGCCCGGCCAGTCGCTCACCGACCTCGACGCCACGCTCGACGACACGATCCGTCTTGAACCGAGCCGGATCGCGCTGTTCGGCTATGCCCATCTGCCCGACATGATCCCGCGCCAGCGGCGGATCGACGCCAGCGGACTGCCCGACCTGCGGCTTCGGTTCGAACAGGCGGAGCACGGATACCAGCGCCTGACCGACGCGGGCTATATTCCCGTCGGGTTCGATCATTTCGCCCGGCCCGGCGACCCCCTTGCGGTCGCGGCGGCGGAGGGGCGCGTCAGCCGTAACTTTCAAGGGTTTACCGACGATGACGCTCCCGTTCTCCTTGGCTTTGGAGCGAGCGCAATCAGCCGGTTTTCCGACCTTATCGTCCAGAATGAGAAGCGGGCGGGACCGTATCGCGATATGGTCGGTGAAGGCCGTCTGGCCGCCGTGCGCGGCGTATCCATCGACGATTCGCAGCGGATGCGAGGGAAAAATATCCGCGACATTTTATGCGCCGGACGAACCCACGTCGGACCAGAGCGCGGGGAGCGGATACGGGATGTTCTCGCCGATTACGAGCTTCGCGGTGTCGTCGAATGGGAGGCGGGCGATCTGGTGATCCGCGATGAAGGCTTGCCCTATGCGCGCCATGTCGCGGCGCAATTCGACAGCGTGAGAGGGACCATCTAA
- the ccoS gene encoding cbb3-type cytochrome oxidase assembly protein CcoS yields MNGLAFLIPIALGLGLLGLAAFFWSLRKGQFDDLDGAALRIFVEEEEESV; encoded by the coding sequence GTGAACGGCCTGGCCTTCCTCATCCCGATCGCACTTGGCCTGGGGTTGCTCGGTCTTGCCGCCTTTTTCTGGTCGCTCCGCAAGGGGCAGTTCGACGACCTCGATGGTGCCGCGCTCCGTATCTTTGTCGAGGAGGAGGAAGAGTCGGTATGA
- a CDS encoding heavy metal translocating P-type ATPase, with protein sequence MNAAALVERDFAVPDIRCVGCIAKLEQGLVRDKRIAAARVNFTEKRVHLSYMPDTDMPDLIGAFSTLGFEAHPIGNGPGEADAEAETSRELLRSVAVSGFAMMNIMLLSVSVWSGAAGATRDLFHWLSAAIALPTVAYAGRPFFRSAWRALRHGHTNMDVPISIGVALVCAISLYETATRGAHAYFDGAVMLLFFLLCGRWLDSVMRDRARGGVTALLRNMGSGATVLGDDGRSRWVDATALAPEMVMLVAAGERLAADGVVVGGDGQLDLSLLTGESAPQPVQLDDRAHAGTLNLDAPIRVRVTAAGADTAIADIARLMGEAAQGKSRYVRIADRAARLYAPAVHCLALMAFAGWMVAGAGWHDSLLIAAAVLIITCPCALGLAVPAAQIVAAGALMRAGVLVKDGSALERLAEVDLALVDKTGTLTLGRPEAIGLDRLDTGTKSLILALSQASRHPLSEALTRGLQRYDVRPAEVTSITETPGFGIEAQWAGGIVKLGRPQRGDLGDALATELSVDGDAVATIRFADRLRPDAAEAIDALGHHGVEAMILSGDRAEAVAPVARQLGLTAQTGMSPQDKLDAIERQAGLGRKVLMIGDGLNDGPALAAGHASIAPGSASDVGKNAADCIFLGDRMMPVVQAVQMARRTQTVVRQNFLLAIGYNAVAVPLAFMGLVTPLVAAIAMSGSSLIVVGNALRLRGAIR encoded by the coding sequence ATGAACGCCGCCGCTCTCGTCGAACGCGACTTTGCCGTGCCCGACATCCGCTGTGTCGGTTGTATCGCCAAGCTGGAACAGGGGCTGGTGCGCGACAAGCGCATCGCCGCGGCGCGCGTCAACTTTACCGAAAAGCGCGTGCATCTGTCCTATATGCCCGACACCGACATGCCCGACCTGATCGGCGCTTTTTCGACCCTGGGGTTCGAGGCGCATCCGATCGGGAACGGTCCCGGCGAGGCCGACGCCGAAGCCGAAACGAGCCGCGAACTGCTGCGCTCCGTCGCGGTGTCGGGTTTTGCAATGATGAACATCATGCTGCTCTCCGTATCGGTCTGGTCGGGCGCGGCGGGGGCAACGCGCGACCTGTTCCACTGGCTCTCGGCGGCGATCGCGCTGCCGACCGTCGCCTATGCCGGGCGGCCCTTCTTCCGCTCGGCATGGCGGGCGCTCCGCCACGGCCACACGAATATGGACGTGCCGATCAGCATCGGCGTCGCGCTCGTCTGCGCGATCAGCCTGTACGAGACTGCGACCCGCGGCGCGCACGCCTATTTCGACGGCGCGGTCATGCTGCTCTTTTTCCTGCTTTGCGGTCGCTGGCTCGACAGCGTGATGCGCGACCGCGCGCGCGGCGGCGTGACGGCGCTGCTGCGCAACATGGGAAGCGGCGCGACGGTGCTCGGCGACGACGGCCGCAGCCGCTGGGTCGACGCGACCGCGCTGGCGCCCGAGATGGTGATGCTCGTCGCGGCGGGCGAGCGGCTGGCGGCGGACGGCGTGGTCGTCGGCGGGGACGGCCAGCTCGACCTTTCGCTGCTCACGGGCGAAAGCGCGCCGCAGCCGGTCCAGCTCGACGACAGGGCCCATGCCGGCACGTTGAACCTTGACGCGCCGATCCGCGTGCGCGTGACGGCGGCGGGCGCCGACACTGCGATTGCCGACATCGCCCGGTTGATGGGCGAGGCGGCGCAGGGCAAATCACGCTACGTCCGCATCGCTGACCGCGCGGCGCGGCTTTATGCGCCGGCGGTCCATTGCCTTGCGCTGATGGCATTCGCCGGCTGGATGGTCGCGGGCGCGGGCTGGCACGACAGCCTGCTGATCGCCGCCGCCGTGCTCATCATCACCTGCCCCTGTGCGCTCGGCCTTGCCGTGCCCGCGGCGCAGATCGTCGCGGCGGGCGCGCTGATGCGCGCGGGCGTACTCGTCAAGGACGGCTCGGCGCTCGAACGGCTTGCCGAAGTCGATCTTGCGCTCGTCGACAAGACCGGGACGCTGACGCTCGGGCGTCCGGAGGCCATTGGCCTCGACCGGCTCGACACCGGCACGAAATCGTTGATCCTCGCGTTGTCGCAAGCCAGCCGACACCCGCTGAGCGAGGCATTGACGCGCGGACTACAGCGTTATGACGTGCGTCCCGCCGAGGTGACTTCGATAACGGAGACGCCGGGCTTCGGGATCGAGGCGCAATGGGCGGGCGGCATCGTCAAACTTGGACGGCCACAGCGCGGCGATCTGGGCGACGCGCTCGCGACCGAGTTGTCAGTCGATGGCGACGCGGTCGCGACGATCCGCTTCGCCGACCGCCTGCGGCCCGACGCTGCCGAGGCGATCGACGCGCTGGGGCATCACGGTGTCGAGGCGATGATCCTGTCGGGCGATCGCGCCGAAGCCGTGGCGCCGGTTGCGCGCCAGCTCGGCCTGACCGCGCAGACGGGAATGAGCCCGCAGGACAAGCTGGACGCGATCGAACGCCAGGCCGGACTCGGCCGCAAGGTGCTGATGATCGGCGACGGCCTCAACGACGGCCCCGCGCTTGCCGCAGGCCATGCGTCGATCGCGCCGGGATCGGCGAGCGACGTCGGCAAGAATGCCGCCGACTGCATATTCCTCGGCGACCGGATGATGCCGGTGGTGCAGGCGGTCCAAATGGCGCGGCGGACCCAGACGGTGGTGCGACAGAATTTCCTCCTCGCCATCGGCTATAATGCCGTGGCGGTGCCGCTTGCCTTCATGGGGCTCGTCACGCCGCTCGTCGCCGCGATCGCGATGTCGGGATCGTCGCTGATCGTTGTGGGCAACGCGCTGCGATTGAGGGGGGCGATCCGGTGA
- a CDS encoding FixH family protein produces the protein MTDTPTPRRFTGRHMTTILVAFFAVVIAVNVTMARFAMSTFGGKVVENSYVASQNYNRWLERADAQARLGWDTGVTLDAGRHVLLTIRKEGRSLEGVRASATVNHAVGRTAPVALRFEPAADGRLRSVEPLAVGRWRLDLIVRRGADEARYREDLR, from the coding sequence ATGACCGACACCCCGACACCCCGGCGTTTCACCGGCCGGCATATGACGACGATCCTCGTCGCTTTCTTTGCGGTCGTGATCGCGGTCAATGTCACCATGGCGCGGTTCGCGATGTCGACCTTCGGCGGCAAGGTGGTCGAGAACAGCTATGTCGCGAGCCAGAATTACAACCGGTGGCTCGAACGCGCCGACGCACAGGCCCGGCTGGGATGGGATACGGGGGTCACGCTCGACGCGGGCCGGCATGTCCTGCTGACGATCCGCAAGGAGGGCCGGTCGCTGGAGGGGGTTCGGGCCTCCGCGACCGTCAATCACGCCGTTGGGCGCACCGCGCCCGTCGCGCTCCGTTTCGAGCCGGCGGCGGACGGAAGGCTGCGCTCGGTCGAGCCGCTGGCGGTGGGGCGCTGGCGGCTCGACCTCATCGTCCGACGCGGCGCCGACGAAGCCCGCTATCGCGAGGATCTGCGATGA
- the ccoG gene encoding cytochrome c oxidase accessory protein CcoG: protein MASPEDLSGQPAPLYEARKGVYPKAVNGPFRRFKWAIMAVTLAIYYATPWIRWDRGPHAPDQAVLVDLANRRFYMFQIEIWPHEFYYVAGLLIMAGIGLFLVTSAVGRAWCGYACPQTVWTDLFQHVDRLVDGDRNAQARLANGPWTFEKLSKRTVKYLIYLVIAFWTGGAWIMYFADAPTLTLDFWTGQAAPIAYGTVAVLTATTFILGGFMREQVCIYMCPWPRIQTAMMDEKSLLVTYKDWRGEPRGSVKKAQAHPGAFGDCIDCNQCVAVCPTGIDIREGPQIGCITCALCIDACDGVMAQVGRPRGLIDYCTLDDAASEKAGGVAQPVRKTLMRPRTLLYLGVWSAIGAAMLFSLGQRTRLDLAVQHERSPLYVQLSDGQIRNNYTLKLRNMETRPRRVAVTVSGLPGAVLWTNVGTRENAAQRIELALPADSVTSVKLFIAAPGAGPARQDFTIATRGLDGDPRGDSDTIQFDRPETGQ from the coding sequence ATGGCCAGCCCTGAGGACCTCTCCGGCCAGCCGGCGCCGCTCTACGAAGCGCGGAAGGGCGTTTACCCGAAGGCGGTGAACGGCCCTTTCCGCCGCTTCAAATGGGCGATCATGGCGGTGACGCTCGCAATCTATTATGCGACGCCTTGGATCCGCTGGGATCGCGGCCCGCATGCGCCCGACCAGGCGGTCCTCGTCGATCTTGCGAACCGGCGCTTCTACATGTTCCAGATCGAAATCTGGCCGCACGAATTCTATTATGTCGCAGGACTGCTCATCATGGCGGGGATCGGGCTGTTCCTCGTCACCAGTGCGGTGGGCCGCGCCTGGTGCGGCTATGCCTGTCCGCAGACCGTGTGGACCGACCTGTTCCAGCATGTCGACCGGCTGGTCGACGGCGACCGCAACGCGCAGGCGCGGCTCGCGAACGGCCCGTGGACATTCGAAAAGCTGTCAAAGCGGACGGTCAAATATCTGATCTACCTCGTCATCGCTTTCTGGACCGGCGGCGCCTGGATCATGTATTTCGCCGACGCGCCGACGCTGACGCTGGATTTCTGGACCGGGCAGGCGGCGCCGATCGCCTATGGCACCGTCGCCGTCCTCACCGCCACGACCTTCATCCTGGGCGGCTTCATGCGCGAGCAGGTGTGCATCTATATGTGTCCCTGGCCGCGCATCCAGACCGCGATGATGGACGAAAAATCGCTGCTGGTAACGTATAAGGACTGGCGCGGCGAACCGCGAGGCAGCGTCAAGAAGGCACAGGCGCATCCCGGCGCCTTCGGCGACTGCATCGATTGCAACCAGTGCGTCGCGGTGTGCCCGACCGGGATCGACATTCGCGAAGGGCCGCAGATCGGCTGCATCACCTGCGCGCTCTGCATCGATGCCTGCGACGGGGTGATGGCGCAGGTCGGGCGGCCGCGCGGCCTGATCGACTATTGCACACTCGACGATGCCGCGTCCGAAAAGGCGGGCGGCGTCGCGCAGCCGGTGCGCAAGACGCTGATGCGGCCGCGAACCTTGCTCTATCTCGGCGTGTGGAGCGCGATCGGCGCCGCGATGCTCTTCTCGCTCGGCCAGCGCACCCGCCTCGATCTCGCCGTGCAGCACGAGCGCAGCCCGCTCTACGTCCAGCTCTCCGACGGCCAGATTCGCAACAATTACACGCTGAAGCTGCGCAATATGGAAACGCGGCCGCGCCGGGTGGCGGTGACGGTCAGCGGGCTTCCGGGCGCGGTGCTGTGGACGAATGTCGGCACGCGCGAAAATGCGGCGCAGCGGATCGAGTTGGCGCTGCCCGCCGACAGCGTCACGAGCGTCAAGCTGTTCATCGCGGCGCCCGGCGCGGGCCCGGCGCGGCAGGATTTCACGATCGCCACGCGCGGGCTCGACGGCGATCCGCGCGGCGACAGCGACACCATCCAGTTCGACCGGCCGGAGACAGGACAATGA
- the ccoP gene encoding cytochrome-c oxidase, cbb3-type subunit III yields MAEHKRIDEATGTTTVGHEWDGIEELDTPMPRWWLWTFYATIVWGLAYVILYPAWPMVDSATKGVLGWSSRGDLEKEMAADAKRRAPTVSAIAATAIADLPAKPELMQAAVQGGGAAFRVHCVQCHGAGGAGVKNLYPSLTDDDWLWGGDLASIEYTVTHGIRNPDHKDTRTSLMPAFGRDGILDAGQIDDVVSFVRVISRQEKAGAASARGATLFADNCAVCHGAGGEGGRQFGAPKLTDAIWLYGGDRAGLTTTVNQPRNGVMPRWNNRLDPVTIKMLSAYVYSLGGGEKGLAPVGEGQGADGQP; encoded by the coding sequence ATGGCTGAGCACAAGCGCATCGACGAAGCCACCGGGACGACCACGGTCGGTCACGAATGGGACGGTATCGAGGAACTCGACACGCCGATGCCGCGCTGGTGGCTATGGACCTTTTACGCGACGATTGTCTGGGGGCTCGCCTATGTGATCCTCTATCCGGCCTGGCCGATGGTCGACAGCGCGACAAAGGGCGTGCTCGGCTGGTCGAGCCGCGGCGACCTCGAAAAGGAAATGGCGGCCGATGCGAAACGTCGCGCGCCGACGGTGAGTGCGATTGCCGCGACCGCGATCGCCGATCTGCCTGCGAAGCCGGAACTGATGCAGGCGGCGGTGCAGGGCGGCGGCGCGGCATTCCGCGTCCATTGCGTTCAGTGCCATGGCGCGGGCGGGGCGGGGGTGAAGAACCTCTATCCCAGCCTGACCGACGACGACTGGCTGTGGGGCGGCGATCTGGCGAGCATCGAATATACGGTGACGCATGGCATCCGGAACCCCGACCACAAGGACACGCGCACCAGCCTGATGCCCGCCTTTGGCCGCGACGGCATTCTCGACGCAGGGCAGATCGACGACGTCGTCAGCTTTGTGCGGGTGATCAGCCGGCAGGAAAAGGCGGGCGCCGCGTCGGCGCGCGGCGCGACGCTGTTTGCCGACAATTGCGCGGTCTGCCATGGCGCGGGCGGCGAGGGCGGGCGCCAGTTCGGCGCGCCGAAACTGACCGACGCGATCTGGCTTTATGGCGGCGATCGCGCCGGCCTGACCACGACGGTCAACCAGCCGCGCAACGGGGTGATGCCGCGCTGGAACAACCGGCTTGATCCCGTGACGATCAAGATGCTGTCGGCCTATGTCTATTCGCTGGGCGGCGGCGAAAAGGGGCTGGCGCCGGTCGGCGAAGGGCAGGGAGCCGATGGCCAGCCCTGA
- a CDS encoding cbb3-type cytochrome c oxidase subunit 3 — translation MSYDALRHFADSWGLLAMALLFLTLIAWPFRKGARARNEKAANMIFKDDEHG, via the coding sequence ATGAGCTACGACGCGCTGCGCCATTTCGCCGACAGTTGGGGCCTGCTCGCCATGGCGCTGCTGTTCCTCACCCTCATCGCCTGGCCGTTCCGCAAGGGCGCCCGCGCGCGCAACGAAAAGGCCGCGAACATGATCTTCAAGGACGACGAGCATGGCTGA
- the ccoO gene encoding cytochrome-c oxidase, cbb3-type subunit II produces the protein MATKPAEKGFSHKKVERNVTLLGALALLTVTIGGIVEIAPLFWIDNTVEKVEGMRPYTPLELAGRNIYMREGCYTCHSQMIRPFRDEVERYGHYSLAAESMYDHPFQWGSKRTGPDLARVGGRYSDEWHKAHLIDPRSVVPESIMPPYAFLAERDLDTGDMANHLTALYRVGVPYTTADIEKANDDIRAQADPETGAGDLQKRYPKAQARDFDGDPSRVTEMDALVAYLQMLGTLVDVEKAAPQERSGETEAAR, from the coding sequence ATGGCCACCAAACCCGCCGAAAAGGGCTTCAGCCACAAGAAGGTCGAACGCAATGTGACGCTGCTCGGCGCGCTCGCGCTGCTCACCGTGACCATCGGCGGCATCGTCGAGATCGCGCCGCTGTTCTGGATCGACAACACGGTCGAAAAGGTGGAGGGAATGCGGCCCTATACCCCGCTCGAGCTCGCCGGCCGCAACATCTATATGCGCGAGGGCTGCTACACCTGCCACAGCCAGATGATCCGTCCGTTCCGCGACGAGGTCGAACGTTACGGCCATTACAGCCTCGCGGCCGAGAGCATGTACGATCATCCGTTCCAATGGGGGTCGAAGCGTACCGGACCCGACCTTGCGCGCGTCGGCGGGCGCTATTCGGACGAATGGCATAAGGCGCATCTGATCGACCCGCGCAGCGTCGTGCCCGAATCGATCATGCCGCCTTATGCTTTCCTGGCGGAGCGCGACCTCGACACCGGCGACATGGCGAACCACCTGACCGCGCTCTATCGCGTCGGCGTGCCCTATACGACGGCTGATATCGAAAAGGCGAACGACGACATCCGGGCGCAGGCCGATCCCGAAACCGGGGCGGGCGACCTCCAGAAACGCTATCCCAAGGCACAGGCGCGCGACTTCGACGGCGATCCGTCGCGCGTGACCGAAATGGACGCGCTGGTCGCCTATCTCCAGATGCTCGGTACGCTGGTCGATGTCGAAAAGGCGGCGCCGCAGGAACGGTCGGGCGAAACGGAGGCGGCGCGATGA
- the ccoN gene encoding cytochrome-c oxidase, cbb3-type subunit I, which yields MDGLVTRAGGWLGLTLLAFVAAALAVDAPFAVHMVIVALACLAMLWATVTRADYGAIARGILKMPADQGVYDDDPVRWGVVATLFWGIAGMAAGLFIALQLAFPALNLNLEYTTFGRLRPLHTSAVIFAFGGNALIATSFYVVQRTCRARLAFPALARFVFWGYQLFIVLAATGYLMGVTAAKEYAEPEWYVDLWLTIVWVAYLAVFVGTIVKRREPHIYVANWFYLSFIVTIAMLHIVNNLSMPASLLGSKSYAAFAGVQDALTQWWYGHNAVGFFLTAGFLAMMYYFVPKQAERPVYSYRLSIIHFWSLIFLYIWAGPHHLHYTALPDWAQTLGMVFSVILWMPSWGGMINGLMTLNGAWDKIRTDPIIRMMVMALAFYGMSTFEGPMMSIKWVNSMSHYTDWTIGHVHSGALGWNGMITFACVYYLVPRLWGRPRLYSLRMVNWHFWLATVGIVFYAASMWVAGIMQGLMWREYGADGYLVYSFAESVAAMHPMYLIRAAGGAMYLAGFLIMIANVWATIGGKIRAEKPMTETPYSAAADRPLVPVPAE from the coding sequence ATGGACGGTCTGGTAACAAGGGCGGGGGGCTGGTTGGGATTGACCCTGCTTGCCTTCGTGGCGGCGGCGCTGGCGGTCGATGCGCCGTTTGCGGTGCATATGGTGATCGTCGCTCTCGCGTGCCTCGCGATGCTGTGGGCCACCGTCACGCGCGCCGACTATGGCGCGATTGCGCGCGGGATTTTGAAGATGCCCGCCGACCAGGGCGTCTACGACGACGATCCGGTGCGCTGGGGCGTCGTCGCGACCCTGTTCTGGGGGATCGCGGGGATGGCGGCGGGGCTGTTCATCGCGCTCCAGCTCGCCTTCCCGGCGCTCAACCTCAATCTCGAATATACGACGTTCGGGCGCCTCAGGCCTCTCCACACCTCGGCGGTGATCTTCGCCTTCGGCGGCAATGCGCTGATCGCGACGAGCTTTTACGTCGTCCAGCGCACCTGCCGCGCGCGGCTGGCTTTCCCGGCGCTCGCGCGGTTCGTGTTCTGGGGATATCAGCTGTTCATCGTGCTCGCCGCGACGGGCTATCTGATGGGCGTCACCGCGGCGAAGGAATATGCCGAGCCCGAATGGTATGTCGACCTGTGGCTGACGATCGTCTGGGTCGCCTATCTCGCGGTCTTCGTCGGCACGATCGTCAAGCGCCGCGAACCGCATATCTATGTCGCCAACTGGTTTTACCTGAGCTTCATCGTCACCATCGCGATGCTCCACATCGTCAACAATCTGTCGATGCCGGCGAGCCTGCTGGGATCCAAAAGCTATGCCGCCTTCGCCGGGGTGCAGGATGCGCTGACGCAGTGGTGGTACGGCCATAATGCGGTCGGTTTCTTCCTGACCGCGGGCTTCCTCGCGATGATGTATTATTTCGTGCCGAAGCAGGCCGAACGGCCGGTCTATTCCTATCGCCTTTCGATCATCCACTTCTGGTCGCTGATCTTCCTCTACATCTGGGCGGGGCCGCACCACCTTCATTACACCGCGCTGCCCGACTGGGCGCAGACGCTGGGCATGGTCTTTTCGGTCATCCTGTGGATGCCGAGCTGGGGCGGCATGATCAACGGGCTGATGACGCTGAACGGCGCGTGGGACAAGATCCGCACCGACCCGATCATCCGCATGATGGTGATGGCGCTCGCCTTTTACGGCATGAGCACCTTCGAAGGCCCGATGATGTCGATCAAATGGGTCAACTCGATGTCGCACTACACCGACTGGACGATCGGCCATGTGCACAGCGGCGCGCTCGGCTGGAACGGCATGATCACCTTTGCCTGCGTCTATTATCTCGTGCCGCGCCTGTGGGGCCGTCCGCGCCTTTACAGCCTGCGCATGGTCAACTGGCACTTCTGGCTCGCGACCGTCGGGATCGTTTTCTACGCCGCGTCGATGTGGGTCGCGGGCATCATGCAGGGACTGATGTGGCGCGAATATGGCGCCGACGGCTACCTCGTCTACAGCTTTGCCGAAAGCGTCGCGGCGATGCACCCGATGTACCTGATCCGCGCCGCGGGCGGGGCGATGTATCTTGCCGGCTTCTTGATCATGATCGCCAACGTCTGGGCGACGATCGGCGGGAAGATTCGCGCCGAAAAGCCGATGACCGAAACCCCGTACAGCGCCGCGGCGGACCGCCCGCTTGTGCCCGTTCCCGCCGAATAA